In a single window of the Megalobrama amblycephala isolate DHTTF-2021 linkage group LG3, ASM1881202v1, whole genome shotgun sequence genome:
- the LOC125265426 gene encoding hepatocyte cell adhesion molecule-like isoform X1: MTKNINDMDMFIFICLCLWSLNGVFVADAVKSESVTEGELVSLNSSFTQIHRDEEINWKFGDILIAKVKKNKESKFFGDNAEGRFRDRLKLDHQTGSLTIINSRTTDSGLYTVSSSERDTINTINLTVYARLPVPVISSNSSLNSSSSSSSCSLVCSAVNVSHVTLSWFKGNSVFSSIRVSDLSSRSDLLLHLECVDDSYSCVLNNPIRNQTQHLNNTQLCHTCAAVLPVSQTVLISAAAAAGSLLIVAAVGIFCICRKHRNTHREGKCFLYVYNSQASFH, translated from the exons gtgtgtttgttgctgatgcagtgaagTCAGAGTCAGTGACTGAGGGAGAATTAGTCTCTCTGAACtctagtttcactcaaatacaCAGAGATGAAGAGATCAACTGGAAGTTTGGGGACATTCTCATAGCTAAAgtgaagaaaaacaaagagaGCAAGTTTTTTGGTGATAATGCTGaagggagattcagagacagactgaaactggatcatcagactggatctctgaccatcatcaACAGCAGAACCACAGACTCTGGACTTTATACAGTCTCCAGCAGTGAAAGAGACACGATCAACACGATCAATCTCACTGTCTATG ctcgtctgcctgttcctgtcatcagcagtaactcttcactaaactcttcatcatcatcatcatcatgttcattggtgtgttcagctgtgaatgtgagtcatgtgactctctcctggttcAAAGGAAACAGTGTATTCTCCAGCATCAgagtgtctgatctcagcagcCGGTCTGATCTTCTTCTCCATCTGGAGTGTGTGGATGAttcctacagctgtgtgctgaacaatcccatcagaaACCAGACTCAACACCTCAACAACACTCagctctgtcacacatgtgctGCAG TTCTTCCAGTCTCTCAGACAGTGCTgatctctgctgctgctgctgctggatcTCTGTTGATTGTTGCTGCTGTCGGGATCTTCTGCATCTGCAggaaacacagaaacacacacagagaaggCAAGTGTTTCCTGTATGTATATAATTCTCAAGCATCATTTCACTGA
- the LOC125265426 gene encoding SLAM family member 9-like isoform X3, with translation MIVFICLCLCQAGVFVADAVKSESVTEGELVSLNSSFTQIHRDEEINWKFGDILIAKVKKNKESKFFGDNAEGRFRDRLKLDHQTGSLTIINSRTTDSGLYTVSSSERDTINTINLTVYARLPVPVISSNSSLNSSSSSSSCSLVCSAVNVSHVTLSWFKGNSVFSSIRVSDLSSRSDLLLHLECVDDSYSCVLNNPIRNQTQHLNNTQLCHTCAAVLPVSQTVLISAAAAAGSLLIVAAVGIFCICRKHRNTHREGKCFLYVYNSQASFH, from the exons ATGATTGTTTTCATCTGTTTGTGCTTGTGTCAGGCTG gtgtgtttgttgctgatgcagtgaagTCAGAGTCAGTGACTGAGGGAGAATTAGTCTCTCTGAACtctagtttcactcaaatacaCAGAGATGAAGAGATCAACTGGAAGTTTGGGGACATTCTCATAGCTAAAgtgaagaaaaacaaagagaGCAAGTTTTTTGGTGATAATGCTGaagggagattcagagacagactgaaactggatcatcagactggatctctgaccatcatcaACAGCAGAACCACAGACTCTGGACTTTATACAGTCTCCAGCAGTGAAAGAGACACGATCAACACGATCAATCTCACTGTCTATG ctcgtctgcctgttcctgtcatcagcagtaactcttcactaaactcttcatcatcatcatcatcatgttcattggtgtgttcagctgtgaatgtgagtcatgtgactctctcctggttcAAAGGAAACAGTGTATTCTCCAGCATCAgagtgtctgatctcagcagcCGGTCTGATCTTCTTCTCCATCTGGAGTGTGTGGATGAttcctacagctgtgtgctgaacaatcccatcagaaACCAGACTCAACACCTCAACAACACTCagctctgtcacacatgtgctGCAG TTCTTCCAGTCTCTCAGACAGTGCTgatctctgctgctgctgctgctggatcTCTGTTGATTGTTGCTGCTGTCGGGATCTTCTGCATCTGCAggaaacacagaaacacacacagagaaggCAAGTGTTTCCTGTATGTATATAATTCTCAAGCATCATTTCACTGA